The Sphingobacteriales bacterium nucleotide sequence TTATTGATGAATTATCATTTGTAAAAATCCATTGCTCATCGTTACCAGTTTTTTTAATTTGTACTTTGTAGTCTTTAAAAGTTGGTTTCTCACCTAGTTTAATTTTTTTGCTTTCAGCTTTATTGTTTCTTATATAATCTACTTTTATTACATCACCAACATTGTAAGTTCCAACTGTTGCCACCAAGCTTTCTTTTGTTTCTATTTTCACACCATTTATATGTGTAATAATGTCATTATCCTTAAGCCCTTGTAATTGTGCTGCGCCATTTTTTATGGCTTCAGAAATTTGCACTGCTTTGGTTTCTTTGTCTTGGTAGTTTTTTATGGTAATACCTAAAAAACCAGAATTTGCATTGGCAAGAAAAGTTGAAATTAATAAAAATAGAGAAAGTAATTGTTTATTCATATGATTGCTATTTACCACAAATTTATATAAAAAAATATAAGTCTTCACAATTTTGTGAGTTTTACAAGTTAAAAATTACAAACAAATGTTAAATTATACACTAAAGATTAGTAATAAACTGCATTGTATCAATATTATCAGCATAATCATTTAATGAAGGCATTTGAGTTTGTCCAAAATTTAGATATCCTTTACCAACAATACATTGTAAATTTCCATTTTCTTGATTAATAAAACTATTAATTTCATCATTGTTCTTATAATATTGATAGAACAGACAAGAAATAGGCGAACACAAAGCATTATTCTCAACAATATTTACAAAATTGATATCCAGCATTTTTGTTTGATTCATTAAATAAAGTGTGCGTTGATAGTCCAAATTATTCATGTATGCATTGTGCTGATCTAAAAATGAGAAAGATTGAAATGCAACTAATAGATTAGAAAAATCATAATTTTCTGGCAACAGCAATGCTGATACATTTCTACAACCTAATCCAAAATAGTCAAACACATCATGACCTAATGCAATTAGTTGTTCTATTGACTCAGAGCCATCTAAAATGGCAATAGAATTTCTATTTTTTCTGATAATATGTTTATACTTTCCAAAATAGTATTCAAAATATCTTGCAGAATTATTGCTTCCTGTTGCAATTACGGCATCAAAGTCTTGTAATCTTTCTACAATATTTATTTTATCATGTAATAATGCATCAAATGATTGCCATTTTTTTAAAACAAAAGGCAACAATATTTTATCTTTTTCTGCTAATTTAAGTTGCAGAATATTTCCAGAAATCAATACACACAAAATATCATGAAATGAAAC carries:
- a CDS encoding acyl-CoA reductase; amino-acid sequence: MQNRIRAAQQLADFLLSDDAELEEIIHRTYIHNYWFTPENIKYSIQNIAKEFLNEQKLTEWLSIYAINDDKKPKTIAIVAAGNLPMVSFHDILCVLISGNILQLKLAEKDKILLPFVLKKWQSFDALLHDKINIVERLQDFDAVIATGSNNSARYFEYYFGKYKHIIRKNRNSIAILDGSESIEQLIALGHDVFDYFGLGCRNVSALLLPENYDFSNLLVAFQSFSFLDQHNAYMNNLDYQRTLYLMNQTKMLDINFVNIVENNALCSPISCLFYQYYKNNDEINSFINQENGNLQCIVGKGYLNFGQTQMPSLNDYADNIDTMQFITNL